One Nitrospirota bacterium DNA segment encodes these proteins:
- a CDS encoding DUF2384 domain-containing protein: MFELTEETMNILGGKKLLGRAIRTGLDLDKIIKEGFSASVLNYFKKLLGLSDLELSKSLGVSTKTLMRSRKTERKPAKLDPVTSDRLYRLARIYAMASEVLGGIDQAKKWLHSPQMGLNHRLPLDLISTEAGSQEVKDLLGRIEHGVFA; this comes from the coding sequence ATGTTTGAACTGACAGAAGAAACGATGAACATTCTCGGAGGAAAGAAACTCCTCGGAAGGGCAATTCGTACCGGATTGGATCTCGACAAAATCATCAAGGAGGGATTTTCCGCTTCTGTGCTGAATTACTTCAAGAAATTACTCGGCCTCAGTGATCTGGAGCTTTCGAAAAGCCTCGGTGTCAGCACCAAAACGCTTATGCGGTCCAGGAAGACTGAAAGAAAGCCGGCAAAATTAGACCCGGTGACCAGTGATCGTCTATACCGCCTTGCCAGGATTTATGCGATGGCCTCCGAAGTTCTGGGTGGAATAGATCAGGCGAAAAAATGGCTTCATTCTCCGCAGATGGGGCTCAATCACCGGCTTCCTCTGGATCTTATTTCTACCGAAGCAGGATCACAGGAAGTGAAGGATCTCCTGGGTCGAATCGAGCATGGTGTCTTTGCTTGA
- a CDS encoding DUF3443 family protein, whose protein sequence is MKRGLTWGAVVWFAVSCGSGSNTNLPSFGPQGPNVLSVTAGGSGLCAGQGSVPDAPCVSIKICQPGTSICQMIPDILVDTGSIGLRIFKSKIPPSITLPYTYDSSGRNVAQCALFGDGSALWGPVQITDVILGGEPAVTVPIQVIDSTFFNSAIPNTQCGTSFVTLITSPGAQQNQLAANGILGLDFFPFDAGIYYSCSTGNNSCAAFNSGPVYSTIPSSPVWNPVFLLPTDSNGIALMFPQVADNGAPYLTGALVLGIGTETNNGVASGALRYPVDPNYGYLDTTYADYGTTSTNQYSAYIDSGTNGFMVPDSVIPHCIVNSVPNGFFCPTTTLSLTAINLASGNIPQLISFKMGNELNLFSTNNLVFNNLGIVSTPSFGFIWGFPFFLGRTVYFGYQGQSTPLGTGPFYAY, encoded by the coding sequence ATGAAACGTGGGCTCACCTGGGGAGCGGTTGTCTGGTTTGCAGTCAGCTGCGGGAGCGGATCTAATACCAATCTCCCTTCGTTCGGACCCCAGGGTCCCAATGTTTTGAGCGTGACAGCGGGGGGAAGCGGTCTTTGCGCCGGACAGGGCTCCGTTCCGGACGCCCCTTGCGTTAGTATAAAAATTTGCCAGCCGGGCACCTCCATCTGTCAGATGATCCCGGATATCCTTGTCGATACCGGCTCGATCGGATTAAGAATTTTCAAGAGTAAAATTCCTCCTTCAATTACGCTCCCTTATACTTACGACTCATCTGGACGGAATGTTGCACAATGCGCGCTTTTTGGCGATGGCTCCGCTCTCTGGGGACCGGTTCAAATTACGGATGTCATTCTGGGCGGGGAACCGGCGGTAACCGTACCCATTCAGGTCATCGATTCAACTTTTTTCAATAGCGCCATTCCAAACACCCAATGCGGAACCAGCTTTGTGACATTAATCACCTCTCCTGGCGCTCAGCAAAATCAATTGGCGGCTAACGGAATCCTGGGACTGGATTTCTTTCCTTTCGATGCCGGCATTTATTATTCCTGTTCGACAGGGAACAACAGTTGTGCGGCCTTTAATTCGGGTCCTGTCTACTCGACCATTCCATCTTCTCCGGTTTGGAATCCCGTATTTCTCCTTCCGACTGATTCTAACGGTATCGCTCTCATGTTCCCGCAGGTGGCGGATAATGGGGCTCCCTATTTGACCGGCGCCCTCGTTCTCGGTATTGGAACGGAGACCAACAACGGGGTTGCCTCGGGAGCGTTGCGCTATCCCGTCGATCCAAATTACGGTTATCTGGACACGACCTACGCTGATTATGGAACGACCAGTACTAACCAATATTCGGCGTATATCGACAGCGGAACCAACGGATTTATGGTTCCAGATTCCGTGATCCCGCACTGTATCGTCAATAGTGTCCCGAACGGATTCTTTTGCCCTACGACAACCCTTTCCCTGACAGCGATCAATTTGGCTTCAGGTAATATTCCGCAACTCATCTCCTTCAAAATGGGCAACGAGTTGAATCTGTTTAGTACCAATAATCTGGTTTTCAATAACCTCGGCATTGTGTCGACCCCTTCCTTTGGATTTATCTGGGGATTTCCCTTTTTCCTGGGACGGACCGTCTATTTTGGCTATCAAGGACAGTCCACCCCTCTGGGAACCGGTCCCTTTTACGCCTATTAG
- a CDS encoding TVP38/TMEM64 family protein: MMRPRTKSFLRLLIFVLILAVAGTLSRYFGLMQYLEQERLKEWVDSFGGIAPLIYILIFATAPSLFLPGLPITLAGGVIFGPLWGTVYASIGSTLGAGIAFLIARYFARKQIEALLGPRFQAVDEGVQKRGWIYVATTRLIPLFPYNLLNYAFGLSKIRFLEYLLTSWICMLPATAAYVIFSSSLLGLLQGRVSGEMVIGFLLILLVSALPFVIKKVQKRKGK; encoded by the coding sequence ATGATGAGGCCCCGGACAAAAAGTTTTTTAAGACTTCTCATTTTTGTTCTCATCCTTGCGGTTGCAGGAACGCTTTCGAGATATTTTGGTTTGATGCAATATCTGGAGCAGGAGAGGCTCAAAGAGTGGGTCGATAGCTTCGGGGGCATTGCGCCGTTGATCTATATCTTGATATTTGCAACCGCCCCTTCTCTTTTCTTGCCTGGACTTCCGATTACCCTTGCCGGTGGGGTGATCTTTGGCCCGCTCTGGGGAACGGTTTATGCCTCAATCGGATCAACGCTTGGAGCCGGAATCGCGTTTTTGATAGCCCGTTATTTTGCGAGAAAACAGATCGAAGCGCTATTGGGTCCGCGGTTTCAGGCTGTTGACGAAGGGGTCCAAAAAAGGGGCTGGATTTACGTCGCGACCACCCGTCTTATTCCTCTCTTTCCCTATAATCTTTTGAACTACGCGTTTGGATTATCCAAGATCAGATTCCTGGAATATCTCCTGACCTCCTGGATCTGCATGTTGCCCGCGACTGCAGCCTATGTTATTTTCAGCAGTTCTCTGCTCGGGTTATTACAGGGGAGAGTCTCCGGGGAGATGGTCATCGGGTTTCTTTTGATTCTTCTTGTTTCGGCCCTGCCATTTGTCATCAAGAAAGTTCAAAAACGAAAGGGAAAATAA
- a CDS encoding RES domain-containing protein — MAWRIIQASQRVEALTGEGSRLYGGRWNHKGIPLIYLGGSLALASLEVFVHISSIVPFNQKYFSISARISEDVTIKKIERESLPPNWQEFPAPDTTKDMGTRWAEQKETVLLQVPSVLIPEEVNYLLNPAHPDFRKIKFSEPKPFYFDARMWKSGK; from the coding sequence TTGGCCTGGAGAATTATTCAGGCGTCTCAGCGAGTCGAGGCCTTGACAGGCGAGGGATCCCGTCTTTACGGGGGTCGATGGAACCATAAAGGAATCCCTTTAATCTATCTGGGTGGTTCGCTGGCTCTCGCTTCCCTTGAAGTTTTTGTACACATCAGCAGTATTGTCCCATTTAACCAAAAATATTTTTCTATCTCGGCGCGCATTTCCGAAGATGTCACGATCAAGAAAATTGAACGGGAATCCCTTCCGCCGAATTGGCAAGAATTCCCGGCTCCGGATACTACGAAAGATATGGGGACGCGCTGGGCAGAACAGAAGGAAACGGTCCTGCTTCAAGTGCCTTCCGTATTAATTCCTGAAGAAGTCAATTATCTCCTCAATCCCGCTCACCCGGATTTTCGCAAAATAAAGTTTTCCGAACCCAAACCCTTTTATTTTGATGCCAGAATGTGGAAATCGGGCAAATAA
- a CDS encoding CPBP family intramembrane metalloprotease, translating to MKILDLFSLFLLFLGCFGSVYYLPPESFVLGKTFFSYFLILGGYGLFLFSITLSFSKWDIEKDSFRLKGILFGVGGGLYLLYGYLGSAPFVQIMGALILFFILVYYGQVLSDGLVILIGFAAVKSQLFSAPLARYTISQIPMDGIDLFYFTIGAIIIFQFFVLSKNLKTNLDFSVAGKDLLWIASGVLFVIGLLVPVGFSLQWLQFRPQTFGIQQWIPLLFYFFGIVAPLEEIFFRGIILDRLRFILFDSNPYWIPLALSSLAFGLAHLPTLSLFAFATIAGFFYGAGYLLTKRISTPIIIHGLINTLWVAFFSLPR from the coding sequence ATGAAAATTCTGGACTTATTTTCACTTTTCCTCCTTTTTCTGGGCTGTTTTGGTTCCGTCTACTATCTCCCACCGGAAAGTTTCGTTCTCGGAAAAACCTTTTTCTCCTACTTTCTCATCCTGGGGGGCTACGGGCTCTTTCTGTTTTCGATCACCCTTTCGTTTTCAAAATGGGACATTGAAAAAGATTCCTTTCGACTGAAAGGGATTTTATTCGGAGTCGGCGGGGGACTCTATCTCCTTTATGGATACCTGGGCTCCGCACCTTTCGTCCAGATCATGGGCGCACTGATCCTCTTCTTCATTCTGGTTTATTATGGACAGGTGCTTTCCGACGGGTTGGTCATCCTGATCGGTTTTGCTGCCGTCAAAAGCCAGCTCTTTTCTGCGCCGCTGGCCCGGTATACCATTTCGCAAATTCCGATGGACGGTATCGATCTTTTTTATTTCACAATCGGGGCAATTATCATTTTTCAGTTCTTTGTTCTAAGCAAGAACCTCAAAACGAATCTTGATTTTTCGGTAGCGGGAAAAGATTTGCTATGGATCGCCTCAGGGGTCTTATTTGTCATTGGACTTTTAGTTCCGGTTGGATTTTCGTTACAATGGCTTCAATTCCGACCCCAGACTTTCGGGATTCAACAATGGATTCCCCTCTTATTTTATTTTTTCGGAATTGTCGCTCCGCTCGAGGAGATTTTTTTCAGAGGGATTATTCTGGACCGTTTAAGATTTATCCTGTTTGACAGCAATCCCTACTGGATTCCTCTGGCACTCAGTTCCCTTGCTTTTGGATTGGCCCACCTTCCCACTCTTTCACTTTTCGCTTTCGCGACGATCGCGGGCTTTTTTTACGGCGCCGGATATCTTTTGACCAAACGGATTTCCACCCCCATTATCATTCATGGCCTGATCAATACCCTTTGGGTGGCTTTCTTCTCCCTCCCCCGATAA
- a CDS encoding mercuric reductase, translating into MPELDKHDQALIQNVHPPGWINPTPAGRYNLVVLGGGTAGLVSAAIASALGAKVALIEKNRTGGDCLNTGCVPSKGILRVSKGVGEIRRSSSFGIQIPGGVAVDFPKAMERMRKLRAEISQNDSVERFRQMGVDVFLGEGKFLDRQSIQVSGTTLNFSKGAICTGARPAIPAISGLNREEALTSENLFNLTTLPARLAIIGAGPIGSEMAQAFRRFGSEVFLFDGATRILPREDKEAAILLQEKLIREGVRLYLGSKIVNVESDGSDKVIHYEWKGEKKEQRIDKILVSTGRTPNVNGLGLEEAGIKYDSRSGIHVNTRLQTTNPRVYAAGDVCFPYHFTHAADATAQILIQNALFPHPFGIGYAKTGDLVIPRCTYTDPEIAFVGRFDETEFGKTEEVETVTVPLSEVDRAILDGEEEGFVRIHLKKGSNQIVAATLVASHAGEMINEITMAMKSGAGISLIGGSIHPYPTQAEAIRKAANLWRKKGLTESKRNLLKRWFSLSR; encoded by the coding sequence ATGCCGGAACTGGACAAACATGATCAGGCCTTGATTCAAAATGTGCATCCTCCAGGCTGGATCAATCCGACCCCAGCTGGAAGATATAATCTGGTGGTTTTGGGAGGTGGAACGGCAGGTCTTGTTTCCGCGGCGATTGCTTCAGCGCTCGGAGCGAAAGTGGCGTTGATTGAAAAGAATCGTACGGGAGGAGATTGCCTCAATACCGGTTGCGTCCCTTCCAAGGGGATACTCCGGGTATCAAAAGGCGTCGGAGAGATCCGGCGCTCCTCATCCTTCGGGATTCAGATTCCGGGAGGGGTAGCGGTTGATTTCCCAAAAGCGATGGAACGGATGCGGAAGTTGAGAGCAGAAATCAGTCAGAACGATTCTGTGGAACGATTTCGTCAGATGGGCGTCGACGTCTTCCTGGGTGAAGGAAAATTTCTGGACCGGCAGAGCATACAGGTTTCCGGAACAACCTTAAACTTTTCGAAGGGGGCGATCTGTACCGGAGCCCGTCCGGCAATCCCTGCCATTTCGGGGCTCAATCGGGAAGAAGCCTTGACGAGTGAAAACCTGTTCAATTTGACAACGCTTCCTGCAAGGCTTGCCATTATCGGTGCCGGTCCGATTGGATCTGAAATGGCCCAGGCCTTTCGACGATTTGGAAGCGAGGTATTCCTTTTTGATGGCGCAACGAGGATTCTGCCGAGAGAAGACAAAGAGGCCGCGATACTCCTGCAGGAAAAGCTGATCCGTGAAGGGGTTCGTCTTTACCTGGGTTCGAAAATAGTGAATGTAGAATCAGACGGAAGCGATAAGGTCATTCATTACGAGTGGAAGGGAGAAAAAAAGGAACAGCGGATTGATAAGATACTGGTCAGTACGGGCAGGACACCCAATGTGAATGGTCTGGGATTGGAAGAGGCCGGTATCAAATACGATTCCAGGTCTGGCATTCATGTGAATACACGGCTCCAAACAACCAATCCAAGGGTCTATGCGGCGGGAGATGTCTGTTTTCCTTACCACTTTACCCACGCCGCGGATGCGACTGCTCAAATTCTGATTCAAAATGCGCTCTTTCCCCATCCCTTCGGGATCGGCTATGCCAAAACCGGCGATCTGGTGATCCCGCGATGTACGTATACCGACCCTGAAATCGCCTTTGTCGGGCGTTTTGACGAGACTGAATTTGGAAAAACAGAAGAGGTTGAAACGGTCACCGTGCCCTTAAGTGAAGTAGACCGGGCGATTCTCGATGGGGAGGAAGAAGGTTTTGTCCGAATCCATTTGAAAAAAGGTTCCAATCAAATTGTTGCGGCTACTTTGGTAGCCTCCCACGCAGGTGAAATGATCAATGAAATCACCATGGCAATGAAATCAGGAGCAGGGATTAGCCTGATAGGCGGAAGCATCCATCCTTACCCCACCCAAGCCGAAGCGATTCGTAAAGCGGCGAACCTATGGCGAAAGAAGGGCCTGACTGAGAGCAAGAGAAATCTTCTCAAAAGATGGTTCTCTTTGAGCCGTTAG
- a CDS encoding efflux RND transporter periplasmic adaptor subunit, whose protein sequence is MKINAFLSLLFLLATSCSSPSTGSAPPKGAVKIVPAPVPVMSARAVQKSVPVKLHAIGNVQAYSTVTVKAMVGGTLTHVNFKEGQFVSKGELLFRLDSRPFEVQLRQMEANLARDKAQAENARQQAVRYKELVANGYVAKEQYDQIFANAQAEEATLLADESAVENAKLQLEYCYIQSPIDGVTGNLLVHEGNLVKANDVSLVVINQVRPVFVSFSVPGQNLPEIKKFMSKAPLKVEALPTDKESRPVTGELVFVDNMVDLQTGTIQLKGVFQNGTKSLWPGQFVNVDLFLSHLDDAVVVPTQAVQTGQFGQYLFVVKPDQTVESRTVTVSRVMEEESVIEKGIAPGEEVVIDGQSRLVPGSKVTVKK, encoded by the coding sequence ATGAAAATAAATGCTTTTTTATCTCTCCTCTTTCTACTGGCGACCAGCTGTTCGTCGCCCTCCACCGGCTCGGCGCCTCCGAAGGGTGCGGTCAAAATCGTTCCCGCTCCGGTTCCGGTCATGTCAGCCCGTGCCGTTCAGAAAAGCGTTCCTGTCAAACTTCATGCCATTGGAAATGTTCAGGCCTATTCCACCGTCACGGTGAAGGCCATGGTTGGAGGAACATTAACCCATGTGAATTTTAAAGAAGGGCAATTTGTTTCGAAAGGAGAACTTCTATTCAGACTCGACTCCCGGCCCTTTGAAGTGCAATTAAGACAGATGGAGGCGAATCTGGCCCGGGACAAAGCGCAGGCGGAGAACGCCCGACAGCAAGCGGTTCGATACAAGGAGCTGGTTGCCAATGGTTATGTCGCCAAGGAACAGTATGATCAGATTTTTGCGAATGCCCAGGCCGAGGAAGCCACGTTACTGGCGGATGAATCCGCTGTCGAAAATGCGAAACTTCAGCTGGAGTACTGCTATATCCAGTCTCCGATTGACGGCGTGACAGGAAATCTTTTGGTTCATGAAGGGAATCTGGTCAAGGCCAATGATGTTTCACTCGTCGTGATCAATCAGGTTCGACCGGTTTTTGTCTCTTTTTCCGTTCCGGGACAAAATCTGCCCGAAATTAAAAAATTTATGTCGAAGGCTCCCCTAAAGGTGGAGGCTTTACCCACGGACAAAGAATCTCGTCCGGTGACGGGAGAGCTGGTTTTTGTCGATAATATGGTCGATCTTCAAACCGGAACGATCCAGCTCAAAGGAGTATTTCAAAATGGAACTAAATCGTTGTGGCCGGGACAGTTTGTGAATGTGGACCTGTTCCTTTCTCATTTGGACGATGCCGTGGTGGTACCTACGCAGGCGGTTCAGACGGGACAGTTCGGACAATACCTTTTTGTCGTTAAGCCGGATCAAACGGTCGAATCCCGAACGGTGACCGTTTCGAGAGTCATGGAAGAAGAGAGTGTCATTGAAAAAGGGATCGCGCCGGGAGAAGAGGTCGTTATCGATGGTCAATCGAGGCTTGTGCCTGGTTCCAAAGTGACGGTCAAGAAATGA
- a CDS encoding quinone oxidoreductase: MPFAMRVYETGGPEKMIWEETGDQIKPGSRDVLIRNRAIGVNYLDTYFRNGLYPAPLPFVPGAEGAGVVEKIGAEVKDFKVGDRVAYAEGLGSYSELIVRPASRLLKIPNHIDDRTAAAILLKGMTAEYLIRRTYPVKKGETILVHAAAGGVGQLLCQWASHLGAIVIGTVGSDEKAKVAFHSKCAHVIVSAKEKVSVRVREITRGEGVSVVYDGIGKDTFADSLDCLAPRGLMVSYGNASGAVPPFQIITLSQKGSLYLTRPTLMTYVAKRTELEKSAGDLFRAVEVGIVKVSIHQTYPLREAVQAHRDLEARKTTGSILLLPG; encoded by the coding sequence ATGCCTTTTGCGATGCGAGTATACGAGACCGGCGGCCCTGAAAAAATGATTTGGGAAGAAACTGGTGATCAGATCAAACCTGGCTCCAGAGACGTTCTCATCAGAAACCGGGCCATTGGTGTCAATTATCTGGATACCTATTTTCGCAACGGATTGTACCCGGCCCCACTTCCTTTCGTTCCCGGTGCGGAAGGAGCCGGCGTCGTGGAAAAGATCGGTGCCGAGGTAAAAGATTTCAAAGTGGGTGACCGGGTGGCTTACGCGGAGGGGCTGGGCTCCTATTCGGAATTGATCGTTCGCCCCGCGTCACGACTCCTCAAGATTCCGAATCATATCGACGATCGGACCGCAGCGGCCATTCTGCTCAAGGGAATGACGGCGGAATATTTGATTCGGCGCACTTACCCCGTGAAGAAAGGGGAAACGATTTTGGTCCATGCCGCCGCAGGCGGGGTGGGCCAGCTCCTCTGCCAGTGGGCTTCGCACCTGGGGGCAATCGTGATTGGAACGGTGGGGAGCGACGAAAAAGCAAAGGTGGCATTTCATTCGAAATGTGCCCATGTCATTGTCTCGGCGAAGGAAAAAGTCTCCGTCCGGGTTCGTGAAATCACGCGAGGTGAGGGCGTCTCCGTCGTCTATGACGGAATTGGGAAAGACACTTTTGCGGATTCTCTCGACTGCCTTGCTCCGCGCGGACTTATGGTGAGCTATGGAAACGCTTCCGGTGCGGTTCCTCCGTTTCAGATTATCACGCTCTCTCAAAAGGGATCGCTTTATCTCACCCGGCCCACACTCATGACTTATGTCGCCAAACGAACGGAACTTGAAAAGAGCGCAGGAGATCTGTTCAGAGCCGTCGAAGTTGGGATCGTCAAGGTCTCAATCCATCAGACCTATCCCCTGCGCGAAGCGGTACAAGCCCACAGAGACCTCGAAGCCCGAAAAACAACCGGTTCCATCCTGCTCCTGCCGGGGTAA
- a CDS encoding efflux RND transporter permease subunit: MTIPEFCIRRPVMTTLLMVGIFLFGVIGYRALPVSELPNVDFPTILVSANLPGASAETMASSVATPLEKQFSTIAGIDSMNSLNAIGMTQITVQFALDRNIDAAAQDIQSAIVASQKNLPVGMPVPPTYQKVNPADQPILFLALSSPYLPLSQIDSYAQNMIAQRISTIEGVAQVQVFGSQKYAVRAQLDPNALASRGIGIDEVATAISGGNVNIPTGTLYGHHQAFSIQATGQLTNAAAYRKLIVAYRNGSPIRLEEVGRVIDSVQNDKIASWYKDTRAIVLAIQRQPGTNTVQVAEAIKKLLPDFRSQMPASVRFEILYDRSVSIMDSIKDVKFSLLLAIALVVMVIFLFLRKISATVIPSLALPISLMGTFAILYLLGYSIDNLSLMALTLCVGFVVDDAIVMLENIVRHLEKGEDIMTASLTGSREIGFTILSMTISLAAVFIPVLFMQGILGRLLHEFSVTIITAIVVSGIVSLTLTPMLCSRVFRNHHEEKHGALYILSERFFEGWLRLYDRTLQFALKHRPAVMILFTGLFVASIYLFNNIPKGFIPNGDTGMIFAFTQGAQDISFESMKTHQQALAKIVQDDPYVESFMSAVGAGGPNVTGNTGRIFMRLKPRSERPDVDKVIQELRVKLSTVPGIRAFPQNLPMIRIGGQLTKSLYQYTLQDVDLRELYHWAPLLEAKLRTLPGFQDVNSDLEITTPQIMVDINRDKASSLGVTADQIETTLYNAYGSRQVSTIYTPSDQYWVIMELESRYQLDPNALSLLYIRSSTGQLIPLNAVARLNRSVGPLSVAHLGQLPSVTISFNLQPGVSLSDAVSEVQSAAREMNVPVTLTGSFQGVAQAFQSSFQGFSLLLFLAIGVIYIVLGILYESFVHPITILAGLPSAAFGALLTLTLFHLELNILGFVGLLMLLGIVKKNAIMMIDFALHAQRNEGKKAHDAIYQGCLVRFRPIMMTTLAALMGTLPIAIGFGAGSEVRRPLGMAVVGGLLVSQLVTLYITPVIYLYFEEGLEKLEKWKEGRKLSPSNREA; this comes from the coding sequence ATGACCATTCCCGAGTTTTGTATCCGGCGTCCGGTCATGACCACGCTTTTGATGGTCGGGATTTTTCTCTTTGGCGTCATCGGATACCGGGCTCTGCCGGTCAGCGAACTTCCCAACGTCGATTTTCCAACCATTCTGGTTTCCGCCAACCTACCCGGCGCAAGTGCCGAGACGATGGCCTCATCGGTGGCGACGCCTCTCGAAAAGCAATTCTCCACGATCGCCGGAATCGATTCCATGAATTCGCTCAATGCGATCGGAATGACCCAGATCACCGTTCAATTTGCGCTCGACCGGAATATCGACGCCGCCGCTCAGGATATTCAGTCAGCGATTGTTGCCTCGCAGAAAAACCTTCCGGTCGGAATGCCGGTACCGCCGACTTATCAAAAAGTAAACCCGGCAGATCAGCCGATTCTTTTTCTTGCATTGAGTTCTCCCTATCTTCCACTCTCCCAAATCGACAGCTATGCCCAGAATATGATTGCCCAGCGGATATCAACGATTGAAGGGGTGGCCCAGGTTCAGGTATTTGGTTCCCAAAAATATGCGGTACGAGCCCAGCTTGATCCCAATGCGCTGGCCTCTCGCGGAATCGGTATTGACGAAGTGGCGACCGCAATCAGCGGAGGCAATGTCAATATTCCGACCGGGACGCTCTATGGTCATCATCAGGCATTTTCGATCCAGGCGACGGGACAGCTGACCAACGCCGCGGCATACCGCAAACTGATTGTAGCCTATCGAAACGGATCGCCGATCCGGCTGGAGGAAGTGGGCCGGGTGATCGACAGCGTCCAGAACGATAAAATCGCAAGCTGGTACAAGGATACGCGGGCCATTGTGCTGGCGATTCAACGCCAGCCCGGTACCAATACCGTTCAGGTGGCAGAGGCGATCAAGAAACTATTGCCCGATTTCCGTAGCCAGATGCCGGCATCGGTCAGATTTGAAATTCTTTATGACCGGTCGGTGTCCATTATGGATTCGATCAAAGATGTGAAATTCTCGTTACTCCTGGCGATTGCGTTGGTCGTGATGGTGATCTTTCTCTTTCTTCGTAAGATTTCCGCGACCGTCATTCCGAGTCTCGCGCTTCCCATTTCCCTGATGGGGACATTCGCGATTCTCTATCTCCTCGGCTACAGCATTGACAATCTCTCACTCATGGCCCTGACGCTCTGCGTCGGTTTTGTGGTCGATGACGCCATTGTGATGCTAGAAAATATCGTCCGACACCTGGAAAAAGGGGAGGATATCATGACGGCGTCGCTGACCGGCTCCAGGGAGATCGGGTTTACGATACTTTCCATGACCATTTCTCTGGCCGCCGTTTTTATCCCGGTTCTTTTTATGCAGGGGATTTTAGGAAGATTGCTCCATGAATTCTCCGTGACCATTATTACGGCGATCGTGGTATCGGGTATTGTTTCACTGACCCTGACGCCGATGCTCTGTTCCAGAGTTTTCAGGAATCATCATGAGGAAAAACATGGGGCGCTCTACATACTTTCCGAACGATTTTTTGAAGGGTGGCTCAGGCTCTATGACCGGACCCTCCAGTTTGCATTGAAACATCGCCCGGCCGTGATGATCCTCTTTACAGGCTTGTTTGTCGCTTCCATCTATCTTTTCAACAACATACCCAAAGGGTTTATTCCGAACGGAGATACCGGGATGATCTTTGCCTTTACCCAAGGCGCCCAGGATATCTCGTTTGAATCGATGAAGACGCATCAGCAGGCGCTTGCCAAAATCGTTCAGGACGATCCCTATGTGGAGTCCTTCATGTCCGCTGTCGGAGCGGGAGGACCGAATGTTACGGGCAACACGGGACGTATTTTCATGCGGTTGAAGCCCCGTTCCGAAAGACCGGATGTCGATAAAGTGATACAGGAACTGCGGGTAAAACTTTCAACAGTCCCCGGGATCAGGGCATTTCCCCAAAACCTTCCGATGATTCGGATCGGAGGCCAGTTGACCAAGAGCCTTTACCAGTACACCCTTCAAGATGTGGATTTGAGGGAACTCTACCATTGGGCGCCTCTGCTTGAAGCCAAATTGAGAACATTGCCCGGATTTCAGGATGTGAACAGCGATCTGGAAATAACCACACCGCAGATTATGGTGGATATCAACAGGGATAAGGCCTCTTCATTGGGCGTGACGGCGGATCAGATTGAAACAACCCTTTACAACGCATACGGGTCCCGGCAGGTTTCGACAATTTACACCCCTTCGGACCAGTACTGGGTCATCATGGAGCTGGAGTCCCGGTATCAGTTGGATCCCAACGCGCTATCGCTCCTTTACATTCGATCGTCCACCGGACAGTTAATCCCGTTAAATGCGGTAGCCCGGTTGAACCGGTCTGTAGGTCCACTTTCCGTTGCGCATCTGGGACAGCTCCCGTCAGTGACCATCTCCTTTAACCTTCAACCCGGCGTTTCTCTGAGCGACGCGGTTTCAGAGGTTCAATCTGCGGCTCGGGAAATGAATGTTCCCGTCACGCTAACCGGGAGCTTTCAAGGGGTTGCACAGGCTTTCCAGTCTTCGTTTCAGGGATTTTCTCTCCTCCTGTTTTTGGCAATCGGTGTGATTTATATTGTTCTGGGGATTCTGTACGAGAGCTTTGTTCATCCGATCACCATTCTGGCAGGCCTCCCTTCCGCGGCCTTTGGTGCTTTATTAACATTGACTCTTTTTCATCTGGAGCTCAATATTCTCGGGTTTGTCGGACTTTTGATGTTGCTCGGTATTGTCAAGAAGAACGCGATTATGATGATAGATTTTGCCCTTCACGCGCAAAGAAATGAAGGTAAGAAAGCGCACGATGCAATCTATCAGGGGTGCCTGGTCCGGTTTAGGCCGATCATGATGACGACGCTGGCCGCCTTGATGGGGACGCTTCCGATCGCCATCGGATTTGGTGCAGGATCTGAAGTGCGGCGGCCCCTCGGTATGGCCGTGGTGGGTGGGCTCCTGGTCTCTCAATTGGTGACCCTGTATATCACCCCGGTCATCTATCTTTATTTTGAAGAAGGTCTGGAGAAACTTGAAAAATGGAAAGAAGGGAGAAAGTTATCTCCCTCGAACCGGGAAGCTTGA